ATTATAAATTTAAAACTGAAGCCGGAACTTTTGGAGATCGTTTTGTATTACGATACACTGGTAAAACATTAGGAACTGATGATTTTGAAAATTTTGATAATGAACTTTTAGTTTCTGTAAAAAATAAAGTAATCAAATTAACATCAACCGAAAATATAAAAGATGTTACTATATACGATATCTCTGGTAGGCTTCTATATGGTAAAGATAAAGTTGGAACAACAGAACTACAGATTTCGAATCTGCAGTCAAGCGACCAGATTTTATTAGTGAAGGTAATACTTGAAAATAATCATACCATGACAAAGAAAGTTATATTCAAGTAAATAAAATATAATCAATAGAAAAATCCGACAGTTTTTTACTGCCGGATTTTTCCATGTTATAATAATAGATAAATAATTAAATAGAAGATCAAATTGATGCTGACAAAAAATGTGCAGCAAACCCCGTGAAAAACAACCAAATCAAACCAAAACTACAAATTGTATGTCCCCGAAATTACTTTTGTTTGCCCGTTCTTTAGTTCTTAAAAGTATAGTTTTATTTTTCTTTCTAGTCTCATTTGAAATGGCAGCACAGTCTACCGTTTCAAGAATTATCACTGACTGGAAAGGTTATTGGTCATCTACTACAACAACAGGAGTAGGAAACCGCCCAGATGATGTTAATAACCTGCTGGCTTTTACATGGCATGGTACGACTTATTCAACTGGAGTTAATAACACGATTTTGAATAATAATAGTGTTACTTATAACGCCCAAAGATTTAGAGCTTTAAAAATTCAGACTTTAGGTTCAACATCGAGTATGTATTTTCTACAAGGGTCCATGATAGATGGATCTGCATCTACAGCTACATTAGTGCCGCCAATAGCAGGATCTACTGCAACTGGTGCAGAACTCGCTTCAAGATTAACAGATGGTACAAATGGCTTGACTCTGGGAACTGGAATTGCGAATATAAAAGCAGGAACTGCTGAATTTAAAATTGGAACCAATAACCTAAATCTTTCAGGTCTTGGTGATGGAATTCCCGATTTAATTGTAACTCAGGTTGCAGATCCGGGAGGTAGTACACCAGATACTTTTAAATTTATTGACGCACTAGGAAATACAGTGGGAACAGAATTATCGATAAACTTTAATTCGGTTAATGCAGTTGGAACATACAGCCTTGACTTGTTTAAAATGGATGGAACGGTAGGTTTTCCTGCAGCCTCAACCAGAGATATTCGTGTCTTAGGAATTGAAACCAGCGAATTCGGAATCACATCTGCAAATGCTGCTCAGGTGGATCGCTTTGTAGTTACTTTTTCTGGAAGCTCAGACTGTGCTTTTATTGCATTCAATACAAATTCATTAAAAATTGCAGAATTAAGTTTAATTAAAAAAGCATCAATGGCCTCTTGCGGAAAAGTAGGTGATGTGATCAATTATACTTTTGATATCAAAAATACAGGCGAGGTGCCTATTACCGATATTAATGTTACTGATCCAATGCCAGGATTAGTCATTACAGGAAATCCTATCAGCAGTTTGGCAGTCGGGGCAACTGCTACGGTAACAGGAACCTATACAATCACAGCTGCCGATGTGAACTTAGGAAGAGTTATAAATTCAGCAAAAGTTACCGGAACAGATCCTTCACTAAATATTGTAGAAGATATTTCAGGGCAAACCTATACAGATAATATTGCAACAACAATTGATCTTCTAGCACCACCAACAATTGGCACAATTACCAATACAACTTGTACCGCTTTAGGAACAGTAGTATTAAATAATTTGCCATCAACAGGAACTTGGACAGTAGAAAGAAGTCCAGGTCTTGTTACTACGACTGGAACCGGAACAACAGCAACTATTACAGGTATTCCGGCCGGGACATACACTTTTAGAGTAACCAATTCTACAGGTTGCAAATCACCAGCAAGTGCAAGTGCAGTTATCACGGACCAATCTTCAACAACTTGGAATGGTACAGCTTGGTCAAATGGTACCCCAACTTCAACGAAAGGAGCAGTTTTTACAGGAGCCTATACTATAACAGCTGATTTAACAGCGTGTTCATGCACCATAAATTCTCCAGTAAATATGGTAGTGCCTTCAGGGATTACATTGAATATTGTAAATGGATTAACAGTAAATTCAGGAGCTTCATTAGTATTTAACAATAACTCAAGTTTAGTTCAAACGAATACAGGAACCAATATCAATACAGGAAATATTACATATAGAAGAGATACACAGCCCGTGCGTCGTTATGACTATACCTATTGGTCTTCACCAATTACAGCTGCACCTGCCTTTACACTGGCAAATCTTTCACCTGCTACATTAGGAGATAAATATTACAGCTATAATCCAAGTACAGGATGGGTAATAAATTACAACGGAACATTGACTATGGCAAAAGGAACTGGCTATATTGTAAGAGCACCACAAACTTTTAGTATTGTAACACCGGCGGTTTATTCAGCTTCATTTATTGGAGTTCCTAATAATGGAAACACAACCATCGCTGTATCTCCAAACAGCTGGAATTTAATTGGAAATCCGTATCCATCTGCAATTGATGCGACCTCATTAATTACATCTAACAGTACAATAGGAACACTTTATTTCTGGACACATAATCTGCCTCCAAGCGGATCGGTGCCAGGAGATGCTATTTACAATTATACAGCTTCAGATTATGCAGTGTTTAACTTACTGGGATCTACCGGAACTGCCAGCGGTTCTCCAGCACCAAATGGTTATATCTCTGCAGGACAAGCATTCTTTACCAATACAGGATCTGGAAGCAGTATTACATTTACCAACACTATGCGTGTGGCAGGAAACAATACTCAGTTTTATAAAACAGCCAATACAAATGCTATAGAAAGAAATCGCATCTGGCTGAATTTTACAAATGCTGAAGGGGCTTTCAAACAAGCTTTGGTAGGATATGCAGGAGGCGCAACAAACAATTGGGATTTACAATACGATGCCATTACACTTGATGGTAATACCTATATTGATTTTTACAGTATAAATGATAATACATCACTTACCATTCAGGCGCGCGCACTTCCGTTTGATGATGCCGATGTAGTTCCAATGGGATATAAAGCTACAGTTGCAGGCGAATTTACGATTGCAATTGATCATACTGACGGATTGTTTAACCAGCAAGCAATTTATCTTGAAGATAAAAAAGCAAATATCATTCATGATTTGAAAGCTTCGGATTATAAATTCAATACCGAAACAGGAACTTTTACAGACCGTTTCGTTCTTCGTTATACCAATAAAAATTTAGGAACAGGAGATTTTGAAAATACAGAAGATGCATTATTGATTTCTGTAAAAGACAAAACGATTAAAATTATTTCTTCAAAAGAAACTATTAAAGAAGTAAACATTTATGATATTTCAGGAAAACTTCTTTACAGTAAAAAGAAAATCGGGGCAGCTGAATTTTCAATTTCAAACCTGCAGGCTGCAGATCAAGTGTTAGTGGTAAAAACTGTACTTGAAAACAATGCGCTGTTAACCCGAAAGATTATTTTTAAATAAACCAACTTCCAAACAGAAAAACTCCATTTGTCAATTGATAAATGGAGTTTTTTATTTTCAAAAAATCACCAAAAGTGGGTATTGTGTACATTTTGCAAACCCTATAATTTCGGTTAATTATACAATAAGTATTAACCTTAATTTTTAGTTTTGATTAAAAAAATACTCCTGACTTCTCTAATTGCTCTTTTATTTTATAATAATTGCCTTTACGCCCAGCAGGGAAAAATAGATATAACCTTTAATACACTTGATGACGGATTAAAAGGTGATGGTTTTAATGATGTAGTAAGAGCACTTTATTTACAACCAGACGAAAACTTATTGGTTGGAGGAGATTATCTAAGTCTTAACGGATCGTCAGTTTCCTATTTAACACGATTAAAACCAGACGGCACCATCGATGAAAATTTTAATACAGGAACAGGTTTTAATGGAAAAATATACGCCATAAACGTACAGCCCGACGGAAAAATAATCGCCGCAGGAAACTTTACAGCTTATAACGGAAACAGTGCTGGAAGAATAATTCGATTAAACAATGATGGCACACAGGATTTGTCATTTAATACCTCAATTGGAGCCCCAACAGGAATTATTTACAATATTAGTCTGCAGTCCGATGGTAAAATTATTATTGTGGGCAGTTTCACCAAATACAATACAAAAACCGTTAACAGAATAGCACGCATTTTACCAGACGGTACTTTAGATCCCTTTTTTGATACCGGAACAGGTTCCACTTTAAATATTACCAATTCCAGAATTCTTTCGGATGGGAAAATACTACTAACAGGAAACTTTACTTTATTTAATAAAATAGAAAGTAACCGTATAATTCGTTTAAACACTGATGGAAGCGTTGATACAAACTTTAATATTGGAACGGGCTTTAATGATGATGTAAATGCAATTGTAATTCAGCCTGATGGCAAAATTATTTTAGGAGGAAACTTTACTTCTTATCAAGAAAACACAGCAAATAGAATTATCCGCATAAATCAAGACGGCTCTGTCGATACAGAATTCCTAGGCACAGGCTTTAATAGCGGAAATGTCGAGATTATAAAAACAGATACTCAGGGCAACATTATGGTTGGCGGTAACTTTACAAGTAAGTATAATGGAACTGATGTCAACAGAGTAATATTACTGGATTCAAAAGGACTTTTAAAAACCGATTTTGATATAGGATTAGGTCCTGCATCAGCATCTGTTTTTGCACTTGCTAATGATCAGGAAGGTTCATGGTTTATTGGTGGTTCATTTTCAGTTTTTGATGGGCAGAATCAAGGACGATTGGCTAAAGTAAATTTCGAAGGAGAACAAGATAGTAGTTATTTATCATCAGGTATTGGATTTAATAACTCAGTCTTTAAAATAATTCCGCAAGAAAATAAAAAAACAATTGTAGTGGGAAACTTTATCACTTTTAATAATAACCCAGCTCCTAGAATTGCAAGACTTTTGGAAGATGGTTCTTCCGATCCTGATTTTAACAAAGAACAAACCGGAGCCAATAATTTGATTAAATCGGCAATTTTGCAAGCAGATGGTAAAATCATTATTGGAGGTAACTTTACCAAATACAATGATGTTTTATGTAATCGTTTGGCCAGAATTCTACCTGATGGATCTTTCGATCCTACATTTAATATTGGATCTGGATTTAACAATCAGATTTATGCAATGGCAATTCAGTCAGATGGAAAAATAATCGTAGCAGGAAATTTTACCCGATTTAATAACGATTCTTCCGTAGAACGAATACTAAGATTATTACCAGACGGTTCTCGAGATTTTACTTTTAATGCAAGAATTGAGGCTATTATTGATGATGTCCTAGTTCAACCTGATGGAAAAATTTTAGTAGCAGGAAGATTTAACGGACATTTGGTTCGGTTAAGCAGCGATGGAAGTATAGATCCAGATTTTAATATTGGAGTTTATGGCTTTGATAAAAATGTATATGCAATAGCGCTTCAATCTGATAATAAAATCTTAGTCGGAGGCTTTTTTTTATCTTTTAACGGACAGTCACAAAAAAAAATTTCACGCCTAAACCCAAACGGAAGTTTAGATACCAGTTTTGATTCTGGAACTGGATTTAATAAAGGCGATGTTCGTGCTTTTCTTATACAGCCGGATGGTCGTATTTTAGTTGGAGGTTCTTTTTCGGGAACTTATAAAAATACAAGTGCTTTGCGATTAATCAGATTGATGAAAAATGGTGATCTTGATCCTTCTTTCACAGTAACTCTTAATAATA
This is a stretch of genomic DNA from Flavobacterium endoglycinae. It encodes these proteins:
- a CDS encoding DUF7507 domain-containing protein, translating into MSPKLLLFARSLVLKSIVLFFFLVSFEMAAQSTVSRIITDWKGYWSSTTTTGVGNRPDDVNNLLAFTWHGTTYSTGVNNTILNNNSVTYNAQRFRALKIQTLGSTSSMYFLQGSMIDGSASTATLVPPIAGSTATGAELASRLTDGTNGLTLGTGIANIKAGTAEFKIGTNNLNLSGLGDGIPDLIVTQVADPGGSTPDTFKFIDALGNTVGTELSINFNSVNAVGTYSLDLFKMDGTVGFPAASTRDIRVLGIETSEFGITSANAAQVDRFVVTFSGSSDCAFIAFNTNSLKIAELSLIKKASMASCGKVGDVINYTFDIKNTGEVPITDINVTDPMPGLVITGNPISSLAVGATATVTGTYTITAADVNLGRVINSAKVTGTDPSLNIVEDISGQTYTDNIATTIDLLAPPTIGTITNTTCTALGTVVLNNLPSTGTWTVERSPGLVTTTGTGTTATITGIPAGTYTFRVTNSTGCKSPASASAVITDQSSTTWNGTAWSNGTPTSTKGAVFTGAYTITADLTACSCTINSPVNMVVPSGITLNIVNGLTVNSGASLVFNNNSSLVQTNTGTNINTGNITYRRDTQPVRRYDYTYWSSPITAAPAFTLANLSPATLGDKYYSYNPSTGWVINYNGTLTMAKGTGYIVRAPQTFSIVTPAVYSASFIGVPNNGNTTIAVSPNSWNLIGNPYPSAIDATSLITSNSTIGTLYFWTHNLPPSGSVPGDAIYNYTASDYAVFNLLGSTGTASGSPAPNGYISAGQAFFTNTGSGSSITFTNTMRVAGNNTQFYKTANTNAIERNRIWLNFTNAEGAFKQALVGYAGGATNNWDLQYDAITLDGNTYIDFYSINDNTSLTIQARALPFDDADVVPMGYKATVAGEFTIAIDHTDGLFNQQAIYLEDKKANIIHDLKASDYKFNTETGTFTDRFVLRYTNKNLGTGDFENTEDALLISVKDKTIKIISSKETIKEVNIYDISGKLLYSKKKIGAAEFSISNLQAADQVLVVKTVLENNALLTRKIIFK
- a CDS encoding T9SS sorting signal type C domain-containing protein, which codes for MIKKILLTSLIALLFYNNCLYAQQGKIDITFNTLDDGLKGDGFNDVVRALYLQPDENLLVGGDYLSLNGSSVSYLTRLKPDGTIDENFNTGTGFNGKIYAINVQPDGKIIAAGNFTAYNGNSAGRIIRLNNDGTQDLSFNTSIGAPTGIIYNISLQSDGKIIIVGSFTKYNTKTVNRIARILPDGTLDPFFDTGTGSTLNITNSRILSDGKILLTGNFTLFNKIESNRIIRLNTDGSVDTNFNIGTGFNDDVNAIVIQPDGKIILGGNFTSYQENTANRIIRINQDGSVDTEFLGTGFNSGNVEIIKTDTQGNIMVGGNFTSKYNGTDVNRVILLDSKGLLKTDFDIGLGPASASVFALANDQEGSWFIGGSFSVFDGQNQGRLAKVNFEGEQDSSYLSSGIGFNNSVFKIIPQENKKTIVVGNFITFNNNPAPRIARLLEDGSSDPDFNKEQTGANNLIKSAILQADGKIIIGGNFTKYNDVLCNRLARILPDGSFDPTFNIGSGFNNQIYAMAIQSDGKIIVAGNFTRFNNDSSVERILRLLPDGSRDFTFNARIEAIIDDVLVQPDGKILVAGRFNGHLVRLSSDGSIDPDFNIGVYGFDKNVYAIALQSDNKILVGGFFLSFNGQSQKKISRLNPNGSLDTSFDSGTGFNKGDVRAFLIQPDGRILVGGSFSGTYKNTSALRLIRLMKNGDLDPSFTVTLNNKLYTFGLTYNHRLLIGGDFNSVSGVSKHRIARLKLCLDSTTWDGISWSNGYPSGGKEIFFKGDFPALVSSDVCSCNIDSGKEVTIPSGQTLSIEFSYSGEGILNLEDSASLYQSDDDIKNTGIIHLKRNTKPILKFDYTYWSAPVQNQKLIDVSPNTLYDKYFSYNPVSGWQFENPYFDMISGKGYIIRGPQEFSTSTASTYKAIFKGIPNNGKIDVNMGAADSFNLIGNPYASAIDADVFLKKNEFKTKGTLYFWTHNTPITNYEYTADDYAVYNLVGGIGTKANSDGINETIPNGKIASGQSFFIKSNAAGTIEFNDGMRIPNQNNAFFKPSENKNLVKDEIEKHRFWLNLRNDKGAFKQLLAGYVTGATNNYDINYDGEILEGNQFVDFYSIVENKKLAIQGRGLPFEDTDQIILGYKTTISGEFTIGIDHTDGIFVDQDIYLEDKLNQNWQNLQSGDYAFTSPIGTFEDRFVLHYKYQTLGDKKIETHKNDILVSSKHKIININSLNVNLKAVDIFDTRGRLIYSKKKIGKSDLEISNLNAADQVLLLKITLENEYSEVKKIIF